GGCCGCCCACCCCGCCGACCAACTGGCTGACCGTTACCCGGGGCGCGACATCGGCACCGTCGGTCCGGCCGGATTGACCTCGCCGGACACCCTGCTCGTCATCCGGGGCGGCACCCCCGACGAGGTGGCCACATTGCCCCTCGCCAGGCAGCTCACCACCGTCGGCGACACTCCCGCGCTGCCCGAGACGACGGTGAACCTCATCCTGAGCGTGATCGCAGGCGGGCTGCTGTTCCCGTTGCTGATCTTCGTCGGCACCGCCACCCGGCTCAACGCGGCCCGCCGGGAGCAGCGCTTCGCCGCGATGCGCCTGGTCGGCGCCACCCCGACGCAGATCTCGGTGGTCGCGGCGGTGGAGGCGACCACCGCGGCCGTCGTCGGCACCGCCGTCGGCTTCGGCCTGTTCTACGCCTTCCGCGGCCCGATGGCGGACATCCCGTTCACGGGCATGCCGTTCTTCCCCAGCGACATGTCGTTGGGCGTGCTGGACACCCTGCTGGTGGCGCTCGGCGTTCCGGCCGGCGCGGCGGTGGCGGCCCAGGTCTCGCTGCGCCGGGTACGGATCTCGCCGCTGGGCGTGACCCGCCGGGTCACTCCCCGCGCCCCGCGGGCGTACCGGCTGATCCCGATCCTGCTCGGTGTCGCCGTGCTGTTCTTCGCCATCGGGTTCCGGCCCCCGACATCCGATGGCCAGGCCGCGGTGTTCCTTCCCGGCCTGCTGCTCATCATGGCCGGCCTGATCCTCGCCGGTCCGTGGCTGACGATGGTCGGCGCCCGGGTCATGGCCCGGTTCGCCAACCGCCCCGCCACCCTCATCGCCGCGCGACGCCTCGCTGACAACCCGAAGGCCGGCTTCCGGGCGATCAGCGGCATCATGCTCGCGCTCTTCGTGACGAGCGTGGCCGTCGGCGTGATCACCACGATCGTCGCCAACCGCGGCCCGGCACCGGTCGGCTCGACCGAGGCGGGACAGGTGTCGCTCTACCTTCCTGAGGATGCACCGGCGACGCCTGACTCGCTCTTCACCGACCTACGCTCGATCACCGGCGTGCGGTCCGCGTTCGCGGTGCGCGAGAACCCGGACTGGATGAGCGCCAGCGAGCCCGGCCTGATCGCGTGCGCCGAGATCCCGAGCGCGTACGGCCGGTGCGCCGAGGGCGCCGCCGTCGCCGAGGTGGCGACGGGTCTCATCCCCTTCCGGGAGTCGGCGTCGTCCACCAGGGTCTGGCCCGCCGCATCGGTTCCACTCGGCGAACTCCGACAGCTGCCGGTGATGTCGATCGTCGTCGACACTGACGGTTCCGCCGCCACCATCGAGCGCTCGCGCACCGCGCTCGAGACCGCCCTGCCGGCCTTCCGGGTGGCGCCGAACGTGCCCGGTGACTTCGAGTCGGAGTTCGCCAACACGCTGCGCGGCTGGGAACAACTGGCCAACGTCATCATCATCGCCAGCCTCGCGCTCGGCGGGTGCAGCCTCGCGGTCAGCGTGATCGGCGGGCTCACCGAGCGCAGACGCCCGTTCAGCCTGCTGCGTCTCAGCGGCGCGCCGGTGCGGGTCCTGCGTCGGGTGGTGGCGTTGGAGAGCGCCGTGCCGATGCTCGCCGTCGCCGCCGTCGCCATCGGGATGGGCCTCCTCGCCGCCCACCTGTTCCTGCGGGCACAGATGGGCTACACGCTGATCGCGCCGGAGCCACGCTTCTACGTGATCGTCGTCGTCGGGTTGGCCGCCTGCCTCGGTGTCATCGCCTCCACCCTGCCGCTGCTGGAACGGATCACCGGTCCGGAGACCGCCCGCAGCGAGTGATCGTCAGACCGTGGGCCCGGTGGTCGGCAGCGCGACCACCGGGCCGAGGACGAAGACGGCGGGCGGACGAATGTCCTCGCGGGCGGCTACCGCGCCGATCTCGTCCAGCCGGGCGGGCACCGACCGCTGGTCGGCCTGCCCGGCGTCCTGCACGGCGAGCACCGGAGTCTCCGGGGCGCGACCGTGCTCGATCAGCATCGACGCGATCTTGGCGATGGTGTCGACGGCCATCAGCAACACGACGGTGCCCCGCGCCCGAGCCAGCGCCGCCCAGTCGACAAGCGAGTCGGGGTGCCCGGGCGGCAGGTGTCCGGACACGACGGTGACGTCGTGCGCCACGCCGCGGTGCGTCACCGGCACGCCGGCGAGGGCCGGTGCGGCGAAGGCGCTGCTCACCCCGGGGACCACTGTCACCGGCACACCGGCCGCCGCGCAGGCCTGCACCTCCTCGTGGCCGCGTCCGAAGACGTACGGGTCGCCGCCCTTGAGCCGGACCACCCGCCGGCCGGCGCGGGCGTGCGACACCAGGGCCGCGTTGATCGCCTCCTGGGCCATCGACGGGCCACGGGGCACCTTGGCGGCGTCGACCACCAGCACGTCGGGGCGAAGTCCGGCGAGCAGCCCCTGCGGGGCCAACCGGTCGACCACCACCACGTCCGCCGCGTCGAGCAACGCCTTACCGCGTACCGTGATCAGGTCGTCGGGTCCGGGCCCACCGCCGACCACAGCGACCGAGCCGTGGTCGTGAGCGTGCCCGTGGTCGTGACCGTGGTGATGGTGGTGGCCGACCGGGTCGTCGGGGTGGTCGTGCGGGCGTTGCGGGCGGCCCACCTTGTCGGCGAAGCCGGGCATCAGCACCCGGTACGCGCAGGTGTCGCAGTTCATCCGGATGTCGCCGCCCAGCGCCTCCGCGTAGCGTTCCCGCACCAGGTCGGCGAGGGCGTCGCAGTCGCCGATCACCTCGGCCACCCGCACGTCGAGGTCGGGGTGGGCAGTGGCGAACTCCGCCGACTGGGCGACGATCCGGTCCGGCAGCACCCCGGCGAACAGGAAGTACGGCGCGACGACGATCCGCCGCGCGCCGAGGCGGCGCAGTCGCTCCAGCACGGCCGGCACCGACGGAGACGCGAGGGAGACGAAGCCGGGCTCGACGCCCGCGTAGCCGCGCCCCTCCCAGAGCAGCCGGGCGACCTTCGCGACCTCGGCGTTGGCGTCCGGGTCGGTGGAACCCCGCCCGATCAACGCCACCCACGTGCCGGCCCGGTCGACCGTGTCGGCCTGAACCGCACCGGCCAGTCCCGTGCCGGCCAGCGCCGCGTCGATGCGCTCTTCGAGGGCCTCGTGCAGCAGCGGGTGCGGGCCGAGTGGGCGGCCGTAGCGGTAGCTCAGCCCGGGGTGACGCTCCTGCTCGCGGGCCATCGCGGCGGG
This portion of the Micromonospora zamorensis genome encodes:
- the cobA gene encoding uroporphyrinogen-III C-methyltransferase encodes the protein MTGLVIVGHGTRSAAGVDQFAALVERVRRRGDVGDVEGGFIELSRPPLTDAVGALVARGHRALVALPLVLTAAGHGKGDIPAAMAREQERHPGLSYRYGRPLGPHPLLHEALEERIDAALAGTGLAGAVQADTVDRAGTWVALIGRGSTDPDANAEVAKVARLLWEGRGYAGVEPGFVSLASPSVPAVLERLRRLGARRIVVAPYFLFAGVLPDRIVAQSAEFATAHPDLDVRVAEVIGDCDALADLVRERYAEALGGDIRMNCDTCAYRVLMPGFADKVGRPQRPHDHPDDPVGHHHHHGHDHGHAHDHGSVAVVGGGPGPDDLITVRGKALLDAADVVVVDRLAPQGLLAGLRPDVLVVDAAKVPRGPSMAQEAINAALVSHARAGRRVVRLKGGDPYVFGRGHEEVQACAAAGVPVTVVPGVSSAFAAPALAGVPVTHRGVAHDVTVVSGHLPPGHPDSLVDWAALARARGTVVLLMAVDTIAKIASMLIEHGRAPETPVLAVQDAGQADQRSVPARLDEIGAVAAREDIRPPAVFVLGPVVALPTTGPTV
- a CDS encoding FtsX-like permease family protein, encoding MIRFGLRLAVAGGREALTRLLVIAAAVAVGSGLLLTTLAGVNAVNAQLTRYASVYPNASTGGDADPLWWSTREDYFHGKQIIRIDVAPTGPDAPTPTGVPSTPGPGEYYASPALRKLLAAHPADQLADRYPGRDIGTVGPAGLTSPDTLLVIRGGTPDEVATLPLARQLTTVGDTPALPETTVNLILSVIAGGLLFPLLIFVGTATRLNAARREQRFAAMRLVGATPTQISVVAAVEATTAAVVGTAVGFGLFYAFRGPMADIPFTGMPFFPSDMSLGVLDTLLVALGVPAGAAVAAQVSLRRVRISPLGVTRRVTPRAPRAYRLIPILLGVAVLFFAIGFRPPTSDGQAAVFLPGLLLIMAGLILAGPWLTMVGARVMARFANRPATLIAARRLADNPKAGFRAISGIMLALFVTSVAVGVITTIVANRGPAPVGSTEAGQVSLYLPEDAPATPDSLFTDLRSITGVRSAFAVRENPDWMSASEPGLIACAEIPSAYGRCAEGAAVAEVATGLIPFRESASSTRVWPAASVPLGELRQLPVMSIVVDTDGSAATIERSRTALETALPAFRVAPNVPGDFESEFANTLRGWEQLANVIIIASLALGGCSLAVSVIGGLTERRRPFSLLRLSGAPVRVLRRVVALESAVPMLAVAAVAIGMGLLAAHLFLRAQMGYTLIAPEPRFYVIVVVGLAACLGVIASTLPLLERITGPETARSE